CTTCTACATCTGAACATCTCTGACAAACTGATTCGCTTCAGCACCTTCGTGTTAGGATCTGATAGGGGGAACTTTACAAGGAATGCTTCGTGTTTTGAAGTACACACATGTTTTGGTGCTGATGTAACACATTACTCAGCCTTGAAACTAAACAGTCAGGTGCTGATTCCTCCCTACGAGGTGTTcaaagtcacagacacagagacggaCACACAGAGGTGTAAAGTCGTCTACAGACTGAAGAGCAACCTGAACTGTGTTTATGATAGAGAGAGTTATATGCTGCACCCAATATCTGCATTACCAGTGGAGGGATTCTGGCTCATTTTTGTCATCACTTGTATGATTATTGTATCTCTTTTGCTACCCTTTGTCATTGTGAAGGTGTTAGACAACCACAACAAAACTGCTGTTTACAGTGCCCCATCATTGCATAGCAGCACTTACTACCCTGAAGGAGCTGTCATTTAAAGGGCCAGGTTTGATTTTTTAATAAAGATGGCGGCATTCACACTGTGGCCCAGAGTAGGCTGTTTTAAAACctaagaaaaaggaaaatatggTTAAAGTATTCATCTCACCTGACATATGGCATACTTACAATGCTCACATTTATGGAGTTTTCATAACTTCACGATGCAATATTTATAAATGGCGTTGGTCTACATTTTAGACTTACTTGCCATGTTGCAATAAAGTGCTCTGTTAGGTTGGGTGTGGTCTAACAAGTACAATGGCTTAAATAAAGGACCAAATATGTATGATTTACACTGTGATCATAATAGAAAATGATGTGTATGGAGCCCTGGTGTGGAAAAGTGTCATAAAAGAATATTAGACAAGTCAAAACATATCTGAATATGGCAAAAAATGATACTGTTAATTAGGTTTCTTTTCCCTTTACCACCATTCAATTGATAAAATagttaaaaatttaatttatgtCGTTTTACTTTAcgttttcttctccttttttgaTTTATCTAATAATCTTTGACTACATTTTGTCAGTTTTGGGGGCTTCATAAAATGTGATATGACTAGTGAGACATTACAACcacagttttatttaaatagcacatCAGGTTAATATAAATTCTCCAGAAGGACCTGAAATGTTTTGCTGACCTCTTCCATAATggtgttttttcttcctttgaCCGTTTGGTTAAAAAGCATGACATCCAAAGGAAGCATTATTTTAGATACCTACAAGTTGGAGACCTTACTCGGAAGCATGTTTCCTCCTTCCCAGCAGCTCCGTGCAGGGGTTGGATGGATGACTTTTTCAGCCTCAGCTATTTCAAAGTTGTATAATATGATTCAGAATATCTCTAGCCTCTCTCTTAACCATCTGAAGGGTGCTTGCCAAGAAGACCTGGCAATCTGAAACTGAGAGAATACATCAGTTTGTGTGAAGCATGGTATACTCCAAAGTCTTCCATCGTATACAACTCTGCAGAAGCAGACTCTCCAGACTGTACCCTGAGCTACACTATACCACATGTTTTCACTCCTGTCATTTGATTGCCCCATTTTGGTCATCTATATTTGAAACTCTTTCACAGAGGTACAGTCGTAATATATCACCAAACCCTGTAACGGCTGTGTTTGGTTTAGCTCCAGAAGGCTTGACCTCTTCAAGCATCCATTCAAACTCCATGGCTTTTGCATCCCCTCTGGCCCATCGACTAATTCTCCTGAAGTGGAAGGACAGGGCTCCACCTTCACATGCCCATTGGGTCAGAGAGGTGACAACACACCTAAAGCTAGAAAAGCTGAGATATCACAGTCAGGGctctatgaaaaaaatattacaagGCATGGCAGCCCTTCCTTGACTACTTTAACAACCTTCAATGTGTCAGGTTGACTGAATAAGGCCCTCAACCCCACCCCCCATCCCCTTGACTTACTTTATATTCAGTTATctacttattatttatttatctaaattcttatttaatttatttcagtcaattttctcctatttattttactgttttattgatcttagttcaaataaacacaagaagtttgtgctctagagaaaggatcaacactcagtgaataacctaagccctatgataagctaatatggcaaggcttaactatacaaaccagtgagaagtgataactagcatgtctttggggtcatcgggtgggaacctcctttcaccagtgtttcgtctagttggtcccacgacactcCCGGAGgcctagacagtgatctctggcgtcccagagacactcccctaatgccaggtctcactgctcccctccctgcaccaacccaataacctcctttaccttacttacacatggctttctcagcccaaacagcactgccaccttcaaccaaacccaggctccgtacatgcgagctccaggtagaNNNNNNNNNNNNNNNNNNNNNNNNNNNNNNNNNNNNNNNNNNNNNNNNNNNNNNNNNNNNNNNNNNNNNNNNNNNNNNNNNNNNNNNNNNNNNNNNNNNNNNNNNNNNNNNNNNNNNNNNNNNNNNNNNNNNNNNNNNNNNNNNNNNNNNNNNNNNNNNNNNNNNNNNNNNNNNNNNNNNNNNNNNNNNNNNNNNNNNNNNNNNNNNNNNNNNNNNNNNNNNNNNNNNNNNNNNNNNNNNNNNNNNNNNNNNNNNNNNNNNNNNNNNNNNNNNNNNNNNNNNNNNNNNNNNNNNNNNNNNNNNNNNNNNNNNNNNNNNNNNNNNNNNNNNNNNNNNNNNNNNNNNNNNNNNNNNNNNNNNNNNNNNNNNNNNNNNNNNNNNNNNNNNNNNNNNNNNNNNNNNNNNNNNNNNNNNNNNNNNNNNNNNNNNNNNNNNNNNNNNNNNNNNNNNNNNNNNNNNNNNNNNNNNNNNNNNNNNNNNNNNNNNNNNNNNNNNNNNNNNNNNNNNNNNNNNNNNNNNNNNNNNNNNNNNNNNNNNNNNNNNNNNNNNNNNNNNNNNNNNNNNNNNNNNNNNNNNNNNNNNNNNNNNNNNNNNNNNNNNNNNNNNNNNNNNNNNNNNNNNNNNNNNNNNNNNNNNNNNNNNNNNNNNNNNNNNNNNNNNNNNNNNNNNNNNNNNNNNNNNNNNNNNNNNNNNNNNNNNNNNNNNNNNNNNNNNNNNNNNNNNNNNNNNNNNNNNNNNNNNNNNNNNNNNNNNNNNNNNNNNNNNNNNNNNNNNNNNNNNNNNNNNNNNNNNNNNNNNNNNNNNNNNNNNNNNNNNNNNNNNNNNNNNNNNNNNNNNNNNNNNNNNNNNNNNNNNNNNNNNNNNNNNNNNNNNNNNNNNNNNNNNNNNNNNNNNNNNNNNNNNNNNNNNNNNNNNNNNNNNNNNNNNNNNNNNNNNNNNNNNNNNNNNNNNNNNNNNNNNNNNNNNNNNNNNNNNNNNNNNNNNNNNNNNNNNNNNNNNNNNNNNNNNNNNNNNNNNNNNNNNNNNNNNNNNNNNNNNNNNNNNNNNNNNNNNNNNNNNNNNNNNNNNNNNNNNNNNNNNNNNNNNNNNNNNNNNNNNNNNNNNNNNNNNNNNNNNNNNNNNNNNNNNNNNNNNNNNNNNNNNNNNNNNNNNNNNNNNNNNNNNNNNNNNNNNNNNNNNNNNNNATTtccctcactgtcttcctcaaactctgtccccgcactccgagttcccccaggagcgagacagctgatcttgctatgaatcccctacaccccacttccactggacaaatcctagtcttccatcctcgctgctcagcttctgctcctaagtctgcatatctaagcttttttctttcataggcttcacTTTAAGTTATTTATGTCTTACCTTACCTCACCTACATGTTCTTTTTATAACTGTTTGCCCATGTGCTGTGTTACTTTTGTACAGATTACctgaaaaatgcaataaaaacagttaaaatataaCAAAGGTATATGAAATGTCATTTCACTGGCATGACGTTTATACTGTACTTCAAAAGACACTGCCACTGGAAAGGTTCTGCAAGCAGAGGACATTTAGAAAAATCTCCTTAGTAATCAGTGTTGGGAATAACGGCGTTATAAATCCCGTTACTGAAAAAATAACGCCGTTACGTAACGGCGTTATTTTTTCAGTAACGGGGTAATCTAACTAATTATTTTTTCCGCCATTACCGTTACTGACAGTCAAATGCGGTGCGTTACTATGAATAAATTGAACGCACCCCCTGGCTAGATGCGATAGAAgtgattgtgattggctaagGGGTAGAGTCATGTGTCatggtaagccaatcagagccggtgttttcacacacaaaccGGAACAGCGCGTGAAAACAGAGACGCGACGATATGATGGCAGAGCAATCTGAGGAAAACTTGACTTTTACGAGGTGGAGATACAAGCACTACTTCAAATTTGTCGAAATTAAAGGAAGGAACGTGCATGTTAAGTGTAATTTATGTCCCGGGGCAAAGATTTTGTCGACATCTGTGGTAAGCAATTCAAATCTGCTGAAGCACCTAACAACTGCACACGCTACCACAAAGCTAGTGGCGAAAAATCCCACCACAGAAACTGATGATGAGAGGTCATCCACAGCAAAGATGGACAGGGAGCCACGGCTGCCAAACAGCAAAAGTTGGATTTTTCTGCCCCACCAAAAACTACGACACAGACTGAACTCTACGCTTTGCTAGGCAGGTGCGTGGTTGAGAACATGTTGCCATTGTCAACAGTAGAGTCAGACTCCTTCCGAGCCATCACTGCGAAAATTCCAGTGAAAGCAGGGGTCAGAACGCCATGTcgaaaaacattttccaaataCCTTGATGCAGAGTATacaaaaatgaacacagagCTGAAGAAGACCTTTGAAGAGTTGGAGTTTCTTTCTACAACTGCAGACATTTGGACTGCCCACAACAAGGGTTACATAGGCGTGACCGCCCACTGGATAGATCCACAGAGCTCTGAACGGAAGAAAGCAGCCCTGGCCCGGTTCACGGGTCGCCACACGTATGACAGCATTGCTACCGAACTGGAGAATATCCACTCATCCTTCGCCATTTCTCACAAAGTCACTGCTACTGTTACAGACAATGGTTCGAATTTTGTGAAGGCCTTCAAAGTATACCAGCCTGTTCATGATGACGactctgaggaggaggatgatgatgatgtgacgTTTGTCGACCTTCATGAGGCCTTACAAAACAGGGATGAGGATGATGTGATTACTTTGCCACCACACCACAGATGTGCATCACACACAGCAAACCTCATTTCATGCTCTGATGTTGACAAGTGGTTACTCTCAAGGCCAGAGGTAAAAGCTGTGTACAGAAGTGCTACCGCAAAATGCACAGCTTTATGGAATAGGGCCAGCCGTTCCACAGTGTCTGCCAAGACCGTGGATGATGTCCTCACGAAGAAGCTCCTTGTCCCGTGCACGACCAGATGGAACTCCTTTCATGATGCCGTGGCCCGAATCTTGCAGTTCCCCCTCACCGAGCTGAACACCATCTCCTACAAGTTCGGTTTGAAGGCCATCACAGAACGGGAGTACCAGTTCCTCAGGGAATACTGCACAGCGATGAAGCCACTGACCGTAGCCCTCGACATTCTTCAGGTAGGCATGTCAACAGTTAATCTTTTAACCAATAATCGACTGTTTCAACATTAACCGAATAATCTTGTCagttaaaaaatgttgtgtgtGCCCTTTAACCTGTGCCaatcataacattttttttgtctgtcaatTAACCGATTAACAACATTTCTCATTTTTGACATCCCTATCTTCAGGGCGAGGACAATTGCTTCTATGGGACACTCCTACCAACACTGGAGATGTTGATGACCAAAACCATGGACACGAAGAGTGGCCTGCAACTCCTTGTTGACCTTCCAGAGGCAGTTGTCAAGGTAAGAGCTATTATCTTTAAATTCATTGAATACATACATCCATacattatgaaaataaagtaGGCTACAATGAAATGTATATCTTTTAGCTCATAATGTGTaatggtctgtgtgtgtgtgtgtgtgtgtgtgtgtgtgtgtgtgtgtgtgtctctgtgtctctgtgtctctgtgtctgtatgtgtcatTTCAGGCAATCAAAACCAGATTTGCAGAGGTGCTGGAAAGCGAAAGTGCCATCTTGGCAGCTGTGACACTGCCAAGGTTCAAACTACGTTGGCTGCGGACACAGGAAAGGAAGGACAACGCCAAGGCAAGTCTGCTGGCAGAGTGCCGGAAAAATGTCCAAGATGAAGACCAGCAACCAGGTACCAACGCACCAACACGCAACCTCAGCACCAACTCCGCCATAGAGGATGTATTTTCCTttgaggatgaggaggacacCTCTGCTTCTGCTGAAAGCCAAGTCGCTGACTATTTCAAGTCAGCAGCACAAGGGATGGACAGCCTAAAGGGGTTTCCACTGATAAAGCAAGTGTCACTTAAATACAATGCAGCCACTCCATCCAGTGCCCCTGTAGAAAGACTCTTTAGCCTGGGGAAGCTCTTGTTCACTCCAAAGAGGAACAAGCTGTCTGACGCGATGTTTGAGAAGCTTCTGCTCCTCAGATACAATCACTGGTTTAAGAAGGGGTAGGATAGTTAGACTGGTTGGCTGGATACATGACGGAAGAAGTACAGTATGTCTCATTTGTCTCAGGTTGTTAGAGTTACACTgcagtgttaaacacactttgttgtgtgttttattgttgaaCTGTTTACTTTTGTTATGAAAAAATACTTGAAGTACAGTAGCATATGTCTACTTGACCAGTTGTCTGACTAGAGATTGTAATTTATGCTACGGAGTGAAACTCACTTTATATTGTTTTACTATTGACTTTTgttgtgaagaaaatattttaagtgCAGTTGCCAATGTCTACTTGACCAGTCtcagggggtggggggtggttGTCTAGTACAAATCAGCATGTTGTCTCATTTGGGGAAACTAGTGTAGGATTCTTTCTCAGGGGTTCCTGTGTCTTTAAACACTAATTGTTCCAAaactgctgctctctcctcacTGAGAGAAGTCTTGTCAGCTAttatagacagagagagagagggatagagagagggggaggataGAGACGGAAGGAGtgatggagggaaggagagggagagaggggagggagtgagagaggtagagagaggGATTGGATAGTCACTTTATATTGTTTTACTGTTGACTTTTGTTGTGAacaaaatatttgaatatttctacTTGACCAGTTGTCTCAGGTTGTGAgagtttgatttatttattttacactgcagtgttaaacacactttatattGTTGAACTGTTTACTTTTGTTGTGTGAAGTACAGTACAGTAGCATATGTCTACTTGAGCAGTTGTCTGACTAGAGATTGTAATTTATGCTACAGAGTGAAACTCACTTTGTATTGTTTTACTATTGACTTTTGTTGTGAACAAAATACTTGAAGTACAGTAGCCTATGTCTACTTGACCAGTTAGATTTAATTTACTAGAGTTAAACTCACTTTATATTGTTTACTGTTGATTGTTACTTTATTATattgtttactgtttactttTGTTACAAGTACACTTGAAGTGTAGGATAAATCTGTTGCTGTCTGCTGAGGTGCAATAAATATTCCAAGGTTCTATAATACAAGTACCTGTCTATTCTTCTCTATTCAACTGACTCGAATACTGCTCAGAAAATTTCAAATTCTTTGACATATAACAACTTCTTTTTAAAGTAACGGAAATAGTTACTTTCCCCGGTAACTAGTTACTTTTATTATAGAGTAATTCAGttactaactcagttactttttggaAGAAGTAGTGagtaactataactaattacttttttaaagtaacgtgCCCAACACTGTTagtaatacaaaatatatatttgaggtacttgtatttATTCTCAATTATTGACATTTACAAGCATCAGTCAGTGTAATGCTGTCAAGTCAAATTGGCAAAATAATCTAATCGAGAATGGGCTGGTCGGTGTGTGTGATTCACAGGTATTCATAGGTGTTGGACGGTACTTCATGGGTCAGAGCTTCTAGTCATGCAGTGCTGGACCTAGGTCACTGTGCCCTAGGCACCCTTGTTACTGTCTACAGTGGTGGAGCTTCCTATAGGTGACATAGGCAGCCACCTAGGGCCCCACCCAAAGGGGGGAAACAGACTGCACCAAGCTTGTCACAAGAGACAACTCGTGACATCAGAAGCAGCACATTAACCCAGGTAATGATGGAAGCaacaggcctttttcacagtAGTTTTCAcactgttttgtctgtgtgctgGCATGTGCTTGGTCTCCCTCCCTCATTCTCTTGGCTCCCGGCTCTGCTTATCACTCACCTGTCTGCTATCAGCTTATCAGGCACATCTGCCTTTCATCAAAACATCCAAAGCTCTCCAACCACTCTTCGCCAGACTGCTGTTAAACCTTTGTGGTAGCCACGCATCAAGGCTGATTCTGGGTGCGTTCTAAATTGCATAATTTTTCTTTGTACTTCTAGTAgatactgcagctgcccttaaagaGTATGTActtttgcatgcagtatgcacacaattgCGATATACCACTTACTCATAACATTACGCCCTGAACTTTTaacctcttgcttttatatccgttaccttagagataaaacaaacatcacTCACAGGTTCACCAGAGACGGACATCAACCCAGaaagctctgctgttgttactttgcgaTGTCCTTAGTTTAACTTGAAAGTTATagctgcacagattgtagattctaactTATTATATTTGCTACATAGAAATTTAATCCACAGTTGTCTGTCATTGTTATCTTTATAGTTATGACCTTttattgtttgtaatatttatcattattttgctcaattaaataattaatattcatattattGCTATTTGACTGGTCATTAGTTACTTAAATgctctgtcatctgtcattgcgACTTCTCACAGCCGTCAAACAGCCGTCAATGAGCggtcaagctgtcatctgtttgcagctcagtcaaCGTGACGTATCGTCTGCTgcacagaggattgtgggtcagaatggccAGAAAAGCATTCTGGCTTTCATACTGCAAAATTGGACCGTATGTAGAAGAACATCCtgatatttttgacatactatgtattggaaCATACTAAGTCTTTTTCTGACATGCTATATAGTATGGTGGTacagtatgggtattggaacgtaCAGTCAGTTTATTCCTAGTGTTTTGCTATCTTGTGTTACTAACCTGTGTTTTCTTGTGCTTCAGGATCACCACCTGTCTGCCAGCTACACATGCTCTCTACGCTTCCACTTCATCACCTCATGCCAGCATCATTTCAGCCATCTCCATTACTTCCCGCGAACCACCGGACTCCCATTCTTCACCATTAGTCACATATCCTCATCTTTTGTGCCGATAAAAGCTCTTGTAACCACTCCACTGGTTACATGTGTGTAAATAGCGACCCCCTCTCCTGCACTCTCCACTGTTTTctatacacacaggcacactcaCAAACAGGACAGCACTAACAACCAACAAAGCGAGCCATGGCATTAGGTGAAGCTGTTTATCAAACAGCTCTTAACAGCCACTGCAGTTTAGCCAAAGCCGGTACAATGTAGGTATTGTATCTACAGGGCTACAGAATGGTGTCAGCTGTCAGAGGGCTCAGTAGATTTTTGACAATGTAGGCTGATACCCACAAAACATCATATAACATGGGTTTCCCTGAGAATTCTCCTCCAACTTTTGACATATTTTACTGTGGAATGTAAGTTGACAAGTTAATCTCTGTCCCAATAATGTCACACATTCTTCTTTAATATTTCACAATCACTTGTTGATGTAGCACAGCATGACTCCTTCAAAATGTCAACAAGCTTTTTGAAGGACTGAAGAGGTTAAAGTAATTCAGCTACTTCAGCGCCCCAGCTATGAACAGAGGAACGTTTATCTTCCTGACTATGTTGTTTTAGTTCCTGGACGGTGactcacacatactgtacagtatatatcAAATAAGGGCCAGGCTTAAAATATGCTGTTAGGCAGGATTTTGTAGCACCACTCAGACAAGATTCTTACGGGCTGCTGTGCACGTATGAGATGAACGCAGGACTGGCATTTCAGCCATGAAACAAAATGttactgtatgtgacaaaagTTCATGTTGTCGTGTGCACCACTTTTTACCAGAAAGATTTCATTTCCCTGCACAGGTTGACTACAGAAGAAAATTTCAGCTGCTCCATAACtggtgtaaaataaataaataaaaagtgatgAAACAGATTACAGACAGGTTTTGAGATTTGTAGACTGAACTCACTTTCTATGAGTTCTTTCTCTCCGAATCAGTATCAGTTTCTTGCCCAACACTAGATGTGATTATCGTTCAATGAGCTTTTGCCACCGTGAGATGACAACTCCCTGACTAGGCTCTTGCGAAATATTCCATGATGAAGACGGGTCAAATGGACAAATTGACAAATAATCTCATCGTCACAGATGTATCATCAACAAAAAATAGCAGAGATAATGTCAGGCTTGTTTCAGCAATGCATACAGAaccacacaagcacacagtaTGTGGGTTTTACAGCAAACGAGTTAAGTGCAAGGTCAGCATGGCCACCATTTGTTGTGTAGCaacaatgtaaataaaaaacaggaaTAGATATGATAGAGATTTCATTTTTTGAAGACCTTGTTCCTCCTTGAATGCAGGACTCTTACATATAAATGTACATCCATTACATATAAACTCTTGCCAAACAATGTCAAGCTCTCTGCAACTCTCAGTATATCACAGTTTCTGTGTCAGATGTCTGTGATGACTTTTCTGTACAGGCACACAACAAAAGGGGGaacagattatttatttattttgtgttggaTTTCTTCTGGGGgttttttctgtgtgttactgcttttgttttgtttttttcctcaatgCTCCATCTTTATGTTCCTGATTCTGATGTTTTCTTCAGATACTATGTATTCTGACATTTTGAAATGAAGATTTTTAAGAAAGGAAGAGGAAAGAGACCATAACAACAGAAGAGCAGCTATGAGTTTTGCAAAAGTTATAGCAGAGAATCCTAAGAAGCGTCCAAAAAAAGTTTCTGGAGTGGATGCccctgataaaaacaaacaaacttggcGTTCAGGGGAAGAATTAAAGTAAGAAAAGACTTGAAGAAAGTGCTTCTAgaaacctggtctcactccgaagtcatcgaaatatGACGCTTGGGCAGCAACTTGCAGCAttagacactgacgaaaaaagccatcctttaatgtcagcatgatacgctgccggttgccattatagtttaatggtgctcagtggcgtcagggggaaacgtggtgggacaagaatgaaaagtCCTGTGTAGTCAAGTAGttgggaagggtggtggatgggtccaacaaacactgaccttcatCTGGGAGAGCAGCGCTTGCGTCCCGTAACATTccaaagtcaaaccctgttcttttctcctaaacctaaccacgtgcttttgttgcataaacccaaccacgtgtgttagatgttggaggaaaaagacgtcaatttgcagtgtagTGGGTTTATTTTGAGACTGTTGGTAAACAGTAATGTGCGGTGAAAAGTGCATCTTGACAAAAGACAGTGCATGTAAAAGGCataacttgacatggcgtcccagaacgtcaacaaccaacgcacccagggtacctatcacgtcgtatctggacatggaaagtccatgaccaaatgtcaatatatgACAAGGTAGGAGTGAGAATCTGTTGCTTCTGGGGGCAGACGAGATGCAGGGGCTCACTTGCAGGCATACATTCTATTTCAcacaggctccagcccctgctgGACTCTATGGATAATACCCCTTCAACCACAAGCAGACATTCACCCACTGAGATTTGCATAAACGtagccagccaatcaggataAGTATACCCGAATATGTGGGTGACCCCACAGTATAAAGTCAGTACACTAAGCTGTCCACCATCCTTTTTCTCATCAGTGACAGCGATTTTCGCCTACTGGGGCCCCATTAATCTCTGCTGCGGTGGCATGGTTATAAAGAAGCAGGTGGGCTATAGCGACTAAACTTTAGCTGGTCAGGATCAGAGTGGCTGGGTCGATGGTATGCTGCAACAAGGTCTTCATTCATCAGGCTCCACCCACTGTAGATAGAATGAAGGCTActatattgtaaccctagttctattagcacaggcAGAGCCAAGGTAGTcttgccaccagacaatcagagatctccgccttctgatagtctggggacactcctttctaaagtgtgtttaacacaccggagaaaatggccggcaacaaagcaacgcctcttgcattttttaaaaggacacgccctccctcccggaaatgtgcgctccccttTTTCtcgtacaaacacacagagagcttgaaaatggatgccgagagatttaactctgtttaatcaaacgtgtgctcagtccacaagattgtggaaatgaaggacttacagcgactttgtttaaaacttttaacgcagtcggactatgtttatgagcacaagagttcagcgagccaccgaaggaccgccctgcggatttactattggttctgcaacgtagggagtttttttaaactctgaaattgtatccgcccatctaaacacaaaatcagggagaaagacatcagtctttagttaagcaaagcgtctaaagactgacttgtgagtctactaCCAAGGGGCCATGTTGCTCCTGCGCCACTCGCTAAAGAGAGTGTTGGATGGCCcgtcctgattggctggctaCATTCATGCAAATCTCAGTGGGTGAATGCATGCACGTGATTGAAGGAGTATTACCaatagagtccagtagagggctcCACCTGTGcgaatagaactagggttacaattgTAACTTTCATTATAATCATGCATCACCAGTGTTTATGCAATTACTCTCATTGCCAGAGGGGGGAAATTAAAGTTCTGCACCCCAGCTTTAAGTCCCATTCCTAACACAAATTGGTAACTTTTTCAGTTTCCTTTTGAGTGCAAGTAAACAAAGGAGACACAGCAATTTAATTATAGACTGATAAACTAGCAACCAAGGGTGTGTTCATTTGATGGAAATAgctggatggatgaatggaaacATGGTAAGCACACTCACACCCATGTTCTCACTCACATGTATGAAGACGTGCAAAAACAGGCAGGGTGTGTGGGAGTTCGTGTGTGGAAATCCATCATCAGCTCAATCACCCAAGACAGACCTAACTATAAGAAGAAACAGTGAGGGCA
The window above is part of the Epinephelus moara isolate mb chromosome 5, YSFRI_EMoa_1.0, whole genome shotgun sequence genome. Proteins encoded here:
- the LOC126390431 gene encoding uncharacterized protein LOC126390431 is translated as MLPLSTVESDSFRAITAKIPVKAGVRTPCRKTFSKYLDAEYTKMNTELKKTFEELEFLSTTADIWTAHNKGYIGVTAHWIDPQSSERKKAALARFTGRHTYDSIATELENIHSSFAISHKVTATVTDNGSNFVKAFKVYQPVHDDDSEEEDDDDVTFVDLHEALQNRDEDDVITLPPHHRCASHTANLISCSDVDKWLLSRPEVKAVYRSATAKCTALWNRASRSTVSAKTVDDVLTKKLLVPCTTRWNSFHDAVARILQFPLTELNTISYKFGLKAITEREYQFLREYCTAMKPLTVALDILQGEDNCFYGTLLPTLEMLMTKTMDTKSGLQLLVDLPEAVVKAIKTRFAEVLESESAILAAVTLPRFKLRWLRTQERKDNAKASLLAECRKNVQDEDQQPGTNAPTRNLSTNSAIEDVFSFEDEEDTSASAESQVADYFKSAAQGMDSLKGFPLIKQVSLKYNAATPSSAPVERLFSLGKLLFTPKRNKLSDAMFEKLLLLRYNHWFKKG